The nucleotide sequence GAAAGTTTACTCTGCTACGAGTACTTGCCGCAGGGGAACCTTCAGAAGAATCTTTTTggtatataattttttttccattttattttaaAACTGCTGGAAGTTATTATCTTTGAGTACTTACATTATGCAATGTTTCACTTGTTCAGAGGTATCCTGTGTAATGGATTGGGACACACGCTTCAGAATCATCAAGGGGATCTGCCAAGGTTTAGCCTTCCTACACAGCATTAACATTGCCCATATGGATCTTAAACCTGAGAATATACTGCTGGATGATAAGATGACCCCGAAAATTGCGGATTTCGGTCTCTCGAGGCTCTTTGGTCAAGAACAAACACGGATGAGAACACAAAATGTTGTTGGATCATAGTAAGTCAAACATCAAATCCGTTAACATTTTGTTCCGTCTTTATGAAGTGAACTGCATTTTGTTCTCTCCAGCAATACTTACTAAAATCTTTGTTGTCAGTGGATACATAGCTCCAGAATATCTATACAGAGGCGAGATCTCCACCAAGTCAGACATATATAGTCTTGGCCTATTAATCTTGGAGACCACCACAGTTGAGAAAAATTGTTCCAACAACGAACCATCTGCGACGCAATTTATAAAAAGCGTAAGAGAAATTATTACTTGATTCTTGAAAGACTGGGGTATATATTTAGAAGCTCATGATACAATTGGTTTATATTATCTCCAAGGATCATAATTCTGGTTCTGTACGTAGGTACATGATAACTGGACGGATGAGCACATAGTGTCTCAGTGGCCACATCTTGATGGGGATCGCTTTCAGCAGATAAAAGTATGCATCAAAATTGGACTAGAATGTGTGGAGATCGATCGGCAGAAGAGACCTTCCATAGAAGAGATTGTCGATAGGCTCAACGGATTATGGTCAACTGGAAGTTGAATGCCATATGCGGTATGAAATTACCTGGGCACACAATGGCTTTCTATTGTTATGATTTTGTTAGCCCCCACCTCAATATAATATTGCTCAATGGCCCAGGTCCGAGTTCATTGTTAAAATGATTTTGTTTTATGAGATTGCAGAGGAAGTTTTTTATTCCTTTCTCTAATAAAGGACAATCAATTCTGACTAACCTAACACTTAACATCTGCAGAACCATTTAGTTCGTGATGCATTTCAGCTGGTCGTAACATTCGTACACTATATATGGAACTTCAGATCTCCAGTTTCCACGGAGCATGAAACTTCGGTCTTTTCAGCAGAGATGTGGAAGATGGAACAACATGCTTCATTGTTGCTACAATGATTTTGAAATAATTCTTTCTGATGTGCGTCATTGTGGATCTTGTTTAAAATACTTTCTTTTACCCAACTACGTAGTTATTTCTTAATGTCAGTACCAATAAGAACACGACTAGGCAGCGGCGCCCCAGGGCCGATTTCCCATGTGGCATCATATTTCCTCTTCTCTCTTGCGTGTATGCAACAATATATTGGCATGACATCAACAA is from Triticum aestivum cultivar Chinese Spring chromosome 3A, IWGSC CS RefSeq v2.1, whole genome shotgun sequence and encodes:
- the LOC123057733 gene encoding cysteine-rich receptor-like protein kinase 6, producing MATGASGGQPSVLSTLPKDLPLDFLKTITDQFSPERILGTGAFGTVYMGIAPDGQKIAVKKLAENTPIARDKVFTNEVQNIMALQLHHENVVKLVGYCHEAQKKVVQNNGRYIVADIVESLLCYEYLPQGNLQKNLFEVSCVMDWDTRFRIIKGICQGLAFLHSINIAHMDLKPENILLDDKMTPKIADFGLSRLFGQEQTRMRTQNVVGSYGYIAPEYLYRGEISTKSDIYSLGLLILETTTVEKNCSNNEPSATQFIKSVHDNWTDEHIVSQWPHLDGDRFQQIKVCIKIGLECVEIDRQKRPSIEEIVDRLNGLWSTGS